Proteins from one Rosa chinensis cultivar Old Blush chromosome 7, RchiOBHm-V2, whole genome shotgun sequence genomic window:
- the LOC112178350 gene encoding uncharacterized protein LOC112178350 has protein sequence MADTPNSSDEDLKKHLMKVYEDVTRDCEDKELRKIFDWIVDYGALNANAIHMFSSLVDCGFCDEARELFKPHSEQTTLPEVAVFTMVIMARPRMLTRYAKKYFLEMLDRGLKPQYQPYMYVIDVIAYREPVEEAKKFLEQIKAKGFIPVIDDFQYKQKPPHRSIADIENMLISSSTTTLTRLFKNCSASHASPLG, from the exons ATGGCTGACACACCTAATTCTAGTGATGAAGACCTCAAGAAACATTTGATGAAGGTTTATGAGGATGTGACCAGAGACTGTGAAGATAAGGAATTGAGAAAAATATTTGATTGGATTGTGGACTACGGTGCCCTTAATGCAAATGCGATTCATATGTTCAGTTCTCTGGTAGATTGCGGCTTCTGTGATGAAGCGAGAGAGCTCTTTAAGCCTCATTCTGAGCAGACCACACTGCCGGAAGTGGCTGTCTTCACCATGGTAATTATGGCAAGACCAAGGATGCTCACAAG GTATGCCAAGAAGTATTTCCTTGAAATGTTGGATAGGGGGTTGAAGCCCCAATATCAACCCTACATGTATGTTATAGATGTCATTGCCTACCGAGAGCCAGTGGAGGAGGCCAAGAAGTTCCTTGAGCAGATAAAAGCTAAGGGGTTCATTCCTGTCATCGATGATTTTCAATACAAACAAAAACCACCTCACAGAAGCATTGCAGACATTGAAAACATGCTGATCTCGTCGTCAACAACAACACTGACAAGGCTGTTCAAAAATTGTTCCGCGAGTCATGCCTCTCCCCTTGGATAG
- the LOC112175704 gene encoding pentatricopeptide repeat-containing protein At5g46100 — translation MEVHKALVEDGNVDEAIELYHTIQQAGVEPLVQIHTSVIKAYLKFGKTKGALEAYLAMSAAGVAPNSYTYTVLIKGLCADPNFFGDAKKYLLEMMDKGKQPNVAAYTAVIEGFVLWEDKIAEEKGKEFVEMMMGKGFVPNAKAMMKVLKGKPTPVIGKVMSIVLSKLKS, via the coding sequence ATGGAGGTGCACAAGGCTTTGGTAGAGGATGGAAATGTGGACGAGGCCATCGAGCTCTATCATACCATTCAACAGGCAGGCGTAGAGCCATTGGTCCAAATCCACACCTCTGTTATTAAAGCCTACCTCAAGTTTGGCAAGACCAAGGGTGCTTTGGAGGCGTATCTGGCCATGTCAGCTGCTGGGGTTGCCCCCAACTCCTACACATACACTGTTTTAATCAAGGGACTCTGTGCTGACCCCAACTTCTTTGGAGATGCCAAGAAGTACTTGCTTGAGATGATGGACAAGGGGAAGCAGCCTAATGTTGCTGCCTATACTGCGGTGATAGAAGGCTTTGTGCTTTGGGAGGACAAGATAGCTGAGGAAAAGGGCAAAGAGTTTGTGGAGATGATGATGGGTAAAGGTTTTGTGCCTAATGCGAAGGCTATGATGAAGGTTTTAAAGGGCAAACCAACACCGGTAATTGGAAAGGTCATGAGCATTGTACTTTCCAAGTTGAAGAGCTGA